From one Candidatus Chromulinivorax destructor genomic stretch:
- a CDS encoding type II secretion system protein N, whose product MKQSVWILNSSLLILFFISQLFLFMLQKAVPRRISIAPTAGIVIKNQVVEPVNIATIYENDLFGTYQTPASVSTKIDDSILPMPQPPKNIVSQVPLEKAPTFFAPLQAILKGVIFVKDDPASSLAIIQFKKTKEEQNYQVGDLIEDAQILKILPNRIIIIRSNGQQETLYLREEDAVHDFDAESTYLPKNVIESSSGNKYKINIDEFVNRISNLGEFITMLDLTTVYRQGKSFGCRVGKISTDSLGAMLGFKADDIIVKIDGYPLDDVTHRLAIYDHILASASGDIIEVEILRNNISMTMLYGLIDNAFKNSTFTQQDMHQKLVASLTPVQEPQDVTIQRKKVPHESENKAETDNFLEDRAIIEYQASSPMMMQVVCQEKLHQLDNHKNKLSQDREKMEPIIQDIKAQDRKNMLKQSKRNVIFNGMTQ is encoded by the coding sequence ATGAAACAGTCGGTGTGGATTTTAAATAGTAGTTTGCTTATTCTTTTTTTTATAAGCCAATTATTTCTTTTCATGCTGCAAAAAGCTGTACCTCGACGTATATCCATAGCTCCAACTGCAGGTATAGTTATAAAAAATCAAGTTGTTGAGCCGGTAAATATTGCTACTATTTATGAAAACGACCTTTTTGGAACGTATCAAACACCCGCTAGCGTATCAACAAAAATTGATGATTCTATTCTTCCAATGCCTCAACCACCAAAAAATATAGTATCACAAGTTCCTCTTGAAAAAGCTCCTACATTTTTTGCTCCATTACAAGCAATTTTAAAAGGGGTTATTTTTGTGAAAGATGACCCTGCAAGCAGTCTTGCAATTATTCAGTTTAAAAAAACAAAAGAAGAACAAAATTATCAAGTAGGCGACCTCATTGAAGATGCTCAAATCTTAAAAATACTTCCGAATCGAATTATTATTATTCGATCAAATGGACAACAAGAAACATTGTATTTACGAGAAGAAGATGCAGTTCATGATTTTGATGCTGAATCAACGTATTTACCAAAAAATGTTATTGAATCATCTTCTGGAAATAAATACAAAATTAACATTGATGAATTTGTAAATAGAATTTCTAATCTTGGTGAATTTATCACCATGCTTGATTTAACAACTGTTTATCGACAAGGAAAAAGTTTTGGTTGCCGTGTTGGTAAAATTAGCACTGATTCATTAGGCGCTATGTTAGGTTTCAAGGCAGATGATATTATTGTAAAAATTGATGGATATCCTCTTGATGATGTAACTCATCGACTTGCAATTTACGATCATATTCTTGCAAGTGCTTCTGGAGATATCATAGAAGTTGAAATACTCAGAAATAATATTTCTATGACGATGTTATACGGTTTAATTGATAATGCTTTTAAAAATAGTACCTTTACTCAGCAAGATATGCATCAAAAGTTAGTAGCTTCTTTAACACCGGTACAAGAGCCTCAAGATGTTACCATCCAAAGAAAAAAAGTTCCTCATGAATCTGAAAACAAAGCTGAGACGGATAATTTTTTAGAAGATAGAGCTATAATTGAATATCAAGCATCATCACCAATGATGATGCAAGTTGTTTGCCAAGAAAAATTACATCAACTTGATAATCATAAAAATAAGTTGTCACAAGATCGTGAAAAAATGGAGCCTATCATCCAAGATATCAAGGCTCAAGACAGAAAGAATATGCTAAAACAGTCAAAGCGTAATGTTATTTTTAATGGAATGACACAATAG
- a CDS encoding AAA family ATPase: protein MEQKSSEKIIEQVAYYSQKFVVLKAEISKVIVGHSSIIDATLIAMLSNGHILLEGVPGVAKTTLIKTIADALGLSFSRIQFTPDLLPADLIGTLIYNPKAQEFDTKKGPIFANLVLADEINRSPAKVQSALLEAMQEHQVTIGSTTFPLEEPFLVFATQNPIENEGTYQLPEAQIDRFMFKLQVGYPTFDQEREILNRSMQKTTVSKVVSRQDILDTQKIVQNIYIDEKLIEYILKLVFATREPAAYGLTSLAKMVQYGASPRASISIVHASKAYALLQNRHFVIPDDIKVVARGILRHRILLTYYAQAENITSDMVIDKIFDIILTP from the coding sequence ATGGAACAAAAATCGTCTGAAAAAATTATAGAACAAGTTGCTTATTACAGCCAAAAATTTGTTGTATTGAAAGCTGAAATATCTAAAGTTATAGTTGGCCATAGTTCAATTATTGATGCAACGTTAATCGCAATGCTCAGTAATGGGCATATTTTGCTTGAAGGTGTTCCTGGCGTAGCAAAAACAACGTTAATTAAAACGATTGCAGATGCTTTAGGTTTGTCATTTAGTAGAATTCAATTTACGCCTGATTTGCTTCCAGCAGATCTTATTGGTACTTTAATTTACAATCCAAAAGCACAAGAGTTTGATACAAAAAAAGGCCCTATTTTTGCCAATTTAGTTTTAGCAGACGAAATAAACCGTTCACCTGCAAAAGTTCAGTCAGCTCTTCTTGAAGCAATGCAAGAACATCAAGTAACTATTGGATCAACGACATTTCCGCTTGAAGAACCGTTTTTAGTTTTTGCAACACAAAATCCTATAGAAAACGAAGGAACGTATCAACTTCCAGAGGCTCAAATAGATCGTTTTATGTTTAAGCTACAAGTTGGATATCCAACATTTGATCAAGAGCGTGAAATTTTAAATAGATCAATGCAGAAAACAACCGTTTCTAAAGTTGTTTCTCGCCAAGATATACTTGATACTCAAAAAATTGTTCAAAATATTTATATAGATGAAAAGCTTATCGAATATATTTTAAAGCTTGTTTTTGCAACCAGAGAACCTGCTGCATACGGCTTAACTTCATTAGCTAAAATGGTTCAATATGGAGCTTCTCCTCGTGCAAGTATCTCTATTGTTCATGCAAGTAAAGCGTATGCTTTGTTGCAAAATAGACATTTTGTGATTCCTGACGATATCAAAGTAGTAGCTCGAGGTATTTTGCGTCATAGAATATTGTTAACATATTATGCTCAGGCAGAAAATATTACATCAGATATGGTTATTGATAAAATATTTGATATTATTTTAACACCATAA